A region of Micromonospora sp. WMMD882 DNA encodes the following proteins:
- a CDS encoding methylated-DNA--[protein]-cysteine S-methyltransferase codes for MRWTVLDTPIGDLSVAVADGAVCGVRFGRVEPPTAEPPGGPPATESPAGPPAAEPPGGPGAGDDELSRWAAAELDAYFAGELTGFTVPVAVRRGSEFERAVWQAMTRIPYGGTLTYGEVAKALGDPGAARAVGVACNRNPLPVIVPCHRIVGAGGKLVGFGGGLPRKVHLLELEARVTLQRAWS; via the coding sequence ATGCGCTGGACCGTGCTCGACACCCCGATCGGGGACCTCTCCGTGGCCGTGGCGGACGGGGCGGTCTGCGGTGTGCGCTTCGGCCGGGTGGAGCCGCCGACCGCCGAGCCGCCCGGTGGGCCGCCGGCCACCGAGTCGCCCGCCGGTCCGCCGGCCGCTGAGCCGCCGGGCGGGCCTGGCGCTGGCGACGACGAGCTGTCCCGGTGGGCGGCGGCGGAGCTGGACGCGTACTTCGCGGGCGAGCTGACCGGGTTCACCGTGCCGGTGGCGGTCCGCCGGGGCTCGGAGTTCGAGCGCGCCGTCTGGCAGGCGATGACCCGCATCCCGTACGGCGGGACGCTCACCTACGGTGAGGTGGCGAAGGCGCTCGGCGATCCGGGGGCGGCGCGGGCGGTCGGGGTGGCCTGCAACCGCAACCCGCTGCCGGTGATCGTCCCCTGCCACCGGATCGTCGGGGCCGGCGGAAAGCTTGTCGGTTTCGGCGGCGGCCTGCCCCGCAAGGTCCACCTGCTGGAGTTGGAGGCCCGGGTGACCCTGCAACGCGCCTGGTCCTGA
- a CDS encoding inositol-3-phosphate synthase, with the protein MGSVRVAIVGVGNCASSLVQGVEYYRNADPNDRVPGLMHVTFGDYHVSDVQFVAAFDVDAKKVGMDLAEAIVASENNTIKLCDVPPTGVTVQRGPTFDGLGQYYREIIEESGAEPVDVVQALRDAQVDVVVSYLPVGSEQADKFYAQAAIDAGCAFVNALPVFIASDPEWAKKFEDAGLPIVGDDIKSQVGATIVHRALAKLFEDRGVELLRTYQLNFGGNMDFMNMLERNRLVSKKISKTQSVTSQVPHEMAKSDVHIGPSDHVPWLDDRKWAYIRLEGRSFGDAPLNAELKLEVWDSPNSAGVIIDAVRAAKIALDRKIGGPILSASSYFMKSPPVQYADHDAHAAVEAFIAGEVER; encoded by the coding sequence ATGGGCTCCGTCCGCGTCGCCATCGTCGGTGTGGGTAACTGCGCCTCGTCCCTCGTGCAGGGCGTGGAGTACTACCGCAACGCCGACCCGAACGACCGCGTCCCGGGTCTCATGCACGTCACCTTCGGCGACTACCACGTCTCGGACGTGCAGTTCGTCGCGGCGTTCGACGTGGACGCCAAGAAGGTGGGCATGGACCTCGCCGAGGCGATCGTGGCCAGCGAGAACAACACCATAAAGCTGTGCGACGTGCCGCCGACCGGCGTCACCGTGCAGCGCGGTCCGACCTTCGACGGTCTGGGCCAGTACTACCGGGAGATCATCGAGGAGTCCGGCGCCGAGCCGGTCGACGTGGTCCAGGCGCTGCGCGACGCGCAGGTCGACGTGGTCGTGTCGTACCTGCCGGTCGGCTCCGAGCAGGCCGACAAGTTCTACGCCCAGGCCGCGATCGACGCCGGCTGCGCGTTCGTGAACGCCCTGCCGGTGTTCATCGCCTCCGACCCGGAGTGGGCGAAGAAGTTCGAGGACGCGGGCCTGCCGATCGTCGGTGACGACATCAAGAGCCAGGTCGGCGCGACCATCGTGCACCGCGCGCTGGCGAAGCTCTTCGAGGACCGTGGCGTCGAGCTGCTGCGCACGTACCAGCTCAACTTCGGCGGCAACATGGACTTCATGAACATGCTGGAGCGCAACCGGCTGGTCTCGAAGAAGATCTCGAAGACCCAGTCGGTCACCTCCCAGGTGCCGCACGAGATGGCCAAGAGCGACGTGCACATCGGCCCGTCCGACCACGTGCCGTGGCTGGACGACCGCAAGTGGGCGTACATCCGCCTGGAGGGCCGCTCCTTCGGTGACGCCCCGCTGAACGCGGAGCTGAAGCTTGAGGTGTGGGACTCGCCGAACTCGGCCGGTGTCATCATCGACGCGGTCCGCGCCGCGAAGATCGCCCTCGACCGCAAGATCGGCGGCCCGATCCTCTCCGCCTCGTCGTACTTCATGAAGTCCCCGCCGGTGCAGTACGCCGACCACGACGCGCACGCCGCCGTCGAGGCGTTCATCGCCGGCGAGGTCGAGCGCTGA
- a CDS encoding SPFH domain-containing protein, whose translation MPLLIAVGGAVLLLLVLVMFVLSRIKVAGPNQAFIVTGRRGRTTQTADGGRQTDMSGQKVVLGASVFVLPVVQKLQSLDLSSRRIDVGIRGAVSKQGIRTDLHGVAIVKVGGTEDAIRAAAQRFLHQQDEIEDFTREVLAGALRSIVGRLTVEEVIRDRAAFASAVAEEAEHSMTNQGLVLDTFQLQDILAEGSYLADLGRPEAARVLKDAAIAEARARQQAEQERLLAEEAIAEANRNLSLKQAAIQAEIDAAKAKSAAAGPLAQAERDQAILSEQQKVAERNAELKQRQLDTEVRKPADAARYKVEQEAEASRNAAVLNADAQRQSVIAAAQASAEQARLTGEGERARRAALAEANAIEGAKEGEAEQRRRSAIAEAVEREGRAEAEAILAKGQAEAEAMARKAEAFAAYGEAAVLDLLVRVLPQVVEAASAPIGAIDKMTVISTDGASSLTKSVAGNVAQGLQLGSDLTGIDLAGLLAKLGSARGENGTPTTAVEAGR comes from the coding sequence ATGCCTCTCCTCATCGCCGTCGGTGGCGCGGTGCTCCTGCTCCTCGTCCTCGTCATGTTCGTGCTCTCCCGGATCAAGGTGGCCGGGCCGAACCAGGCGTTCATCGTGACCGGCCGTCGGGGCCGGACCACCCAGACCGCCGACGGCGGGCGGCAGACCGACATGTCCGGGCAGAAGGTCGTCCTCGGCGCTTCCGTCTTCGTCCTGCCGGTGGTGCAGAAACTCCAGTCGCTGGATCTGTCCAGCCGCCGGATCGACGTCGGCATCCGGGGCGCGGTCAGCAAGCAGGGCATCCGCACCGACCTGCACGGCGTCGCCATCGTCAAGGTCGGCGGCACCGAGGACGCGATCCGCGCCGCCGCCCAGCGGTTCCTGCACCAGCAGGACGAGATCGAGGACTTCACCCGGGAGGTGCTGGCCGGCGCGCTGCGCTCGATCGTCGGCCGGCTCACCGTCGAGGAGGTCATCCGGGACCGGGCGGCCTTCGCCAGCGCGGTCGCCGAGGAGGCCGAGCACTCGATGACCAACCAGGGGCTGGTGCTGGACACCTTCCAGCTCCAGGACATCCTGGCCGAGGGCTCCTACCTGGCGGACCTGGGTCGGCCGGAGGCGGCCCGGGTGCTCAAGGACGCGGCGATCGCCGAGGCGCGGGCCCGGCAGCAGGCCGAGCAGGAGCGGCTGCTGGCCGAGGAGGCCATCGCCGAGGCCAACCGGAACCTGTCGCTGAAGCAGGCCGCCATCCAGGCCGAGATCGACGCGGCGAAGGCCAAGTCCGCGGCGGCCGGGCCGCTCGCCCAGGCCGAACGCGACCAGGCGATCCTCTCCGAGCAGCAGAAGGTGGCCGAGCGCAACGCCGAGCTCAAGCAGCGTCAGCTCGACACCGAGGTCCGCAAGCCGGCCGACGCGGCCCGGTACAAGGTCGAGCAGGAGGCCGAGGCGTCCCGCAACGCGGCGGTGCTCAACGCCGACGCGCAGCGCCAGTCCGTCATCGCCGCCGCGCAGGCGTCCGCCGAGCAGGCCCGGCTGACCGGTGAGGGCGAGCGGGCCCGCCGGGCCGCGCTGGCCGAGGCCAACGCGATCGAGGGCGCCAAGGAGGGCGAGGCGGAACAGCGGCGGCGGTCCGCGATCGCCGAGGCGGTCGAGCGGGAGGGCCGCGCCGAGGCCGAGGCGATCCTGGCCAAGGGGCAGGCCGAGGCGGAGGCGATGGCCCGCAAGGCGGAGGCGTTCGCCGCGTACGGCGAGGCGGCCGTGCTGGACCTGCTGGTCCGGGTGCTGCCGCAGGTGGTCGAGGCGGCCAGCGCCCCGATCGGCGCGATCGACAAGATGACGGTCATCTCCACCGACGGCGCGTCGTCGCTGACGAAGTCGGTGGCCGGCAACGTCGCCCAGGGCCTCCAGCTCGGCTCCGACCTGACCGGCATCGACCTGGCCGGCCTGTTGGCGAAGCTCGGCTCGGCGCGTGGCGAGAACGGCACGCCGACCACGGCGGTCGAGGCCGGCAGGTAA
- a CDS encoding DUF5318 domain-containing protein, with protein sequence MRTQRQVVDYSLQKRAVLREVLSGRVGTYDVCDASPYLKNAARFHGEPTEQRCPICRRENLTHVHYIYGDELRQSAGQARTRAELPVLAMTLREFQVFVVEVCLGCDWNHLVEQFLLGRDGLVTGAGDGQEQDAVGGPTARRRREAQR encoded by the coding sequence ATGCGTACGCAGCGCCAGGTCGTCGACTACTCGCTCCAGAAGCGGGCGGTGCTGCGCGAGGTCCTCTCCGGCCGGGTCGGCACGTACGACGTCTGCGACGCGTCGCCGTACCTCAAGAACGCCGCGCGGTTCCATGGCGAACCGACCGAGCAACGGTGTCCGATCTGCCGACGGGAGAACCTCACCCACGTCCACTACATTTACGGGGACGAACTCAGGCAGTCCGCCGGTCAGGCGCGCACCCGGGCCGAGTTGCCCGTGCTGGCGATGACACTGCGTGAGTTCCAGGTGTTCGTGGTGGAGGTGTGCCTCGGATGTGACTGGAACCATCTCGTCGAGCAGTTCCTGCTCGGCCGGGACGGCCTGGTCACCGGCGCGGGCGACGGGCAGGAGCAGGACGCGGTCGGTGGCCCGACCGCGCGGCGGAGGCGAGAGGCGCAACGGTGA
- a CDS encoding VOC family protein: MTSVVPRHSPVVLGLPIADRPTSFRFYREALGLTAVGEPADDGIPEPLQFDVNEGLRLMLVPTGGFGWVVSPHEVAPRGQSECLLGLSLTSPEEVDRLVERARTAGAAVVTEPARQPWGFSAALADPDGHLWLLTVEPTD, from the coding sequence ATGACCTCTGTCGTACCGCGTCACTCGCCCGTGGTCCTCGGCCTGCCGATCGCCGACCGACCGACGTCGTTCCGCTTCTACCGGGAGGCTCTCGGCCTCACCGCCGTCGGCGAGCCGGCCGACGACGGCATTCCCGAGCCGTTGCAGTTCGACGTCAACGAGGGCCTGCGCCTCATGCTGGTGCCCACCGGTGGGTTCGGTTGGGTCGTCAGCCCGCACGAGGTCGCCCCACGTGGGCAGAGCGAATGCCTGCTCGGCCTCTCCCTGACCTCGCCGGAGGAGGTCGACCGGCTGGTCGAGCGCGCCCGGACCGCGGGCGCCGCCGTCGTCACCGAGCCGGCGCGGCAGCCCTGGGGGTTCAGTGCCGCCCTCGCCGACCCGGACGGGCACCTCTGGCTGCTGACGGTGGAGCCGACCGACTGA
- a CDS encoding Arc family DNA-binding protein, protein MAFTLNLKPEVEQRLKEIAEAEHRSMHKTVEVAVQAYLDRHERDEWTRQAARRVFEEDAEFFEMLGDR, encoded by the coding sequence ATGGCCTTCACCCTGAACCTCAAGCCCGAAGTCGAGCAGCGGCTCAAGGAGATCGCCGAGGCCGAGCACCGCTCGATGCACAAGACTGTCGAGGTCGCCGTGCAGGCGTACCTGGACCGGCACGAGCGCGACGAGTGGACCCGCCAGGCTGCCCGCCGGGTCTTCGAGGAGGACGCCGAGTTCTTCGAGATGCTGGGGGACCGGTGA
- a CDS encoding cellulose binding domain-containing protein gives MPSPASAGDVQPDVTAPPTGRATLRRYPVRYRHLVPSVAAAVVLLAATAGGVLSGSAGNVAEAAAAPGVLATTAGCGKAPTLSNGTRTISSGGQNRSYILRIPDGYDRNRPYRLVFGFHWLNGSAQNVSSAGYYGLLPLSNNSTIFVAPQGIDAGWANTNGRDLTLFDDISRQVENDLCVDTTQRFALGWSYGGGMSYAVACARPTVIRAVAVLSGAQLSGCSGGTQPVPYFGIHGTYDSVLSISRGRQLRDTFVRNNGCAVQNPPEPARNTLTHITTAYSGCRAGYPVQWAAFDGDHTPSPVDGSGSPNDSRTWTSGEIWRFFNQFQSTTPVPTTPAPTTPAPTTPAPTTPAPTTPAPTTPAPTTPPPTGGPGTCVATYKAVNSWPDGFQGEVTVANNTTSAVNGWTVSLTLAGGQTISSLWSGVNTGTTGTVTVRNAPYNGALGANASTTFGFTATGNGATPPSNITCTSS, from the coding sequence ATGCCATCACCAGCAAGCGCCGGTGACGTCCAACCTGACGTCACCGCCCCACCCACCGGTCGCGCCACCCTCCGGCGCTACCCGGTGAGATACCGACACCTCGTCCCGTCCGTCGCCGCCGCGGTGGTGCTCCTCGCGGCCACCGCCGGTGGCGTGCTGAGCGGCAGCGCCGGCAACGTGGCGGAGGCCGCCGCGGCGCCCGGCGTTCTCGCCACGACCGCCGGCTGCGGAAAGGCCCCGACGCTGAGCAACGGGACCCGCACCATCTCCAGCGGCGGCCAGAACCGCAGCTACATCCTGCGGATCCCGGACGGGTACGACCGCAACCGCCCCTACCGGCTGGTCTTCGGCTTCCACTGGCTGAACGGCTCGGCCCAGAACGTCTCCTCGGCCGGCTACTACGGTCTCCTGCCGCTGTCGAACAACAGCACGATCTTTGTCGCGCCGCAGGGCATCGACGCCGGCTGGGCCAACACCAACGGCCGGGACCTGACCCTCTTCGACGACATCTCCCGGCAGGTCGAGAACGACCTCTGCGTCGACACGACCCAGCGCTTCGCCCTGGGGTGGAGCTACGGCGGGGGGATGAGCTACGCGGTGGCCTGCGCCCGGCCCACCGTCATCCGCGCCGTCGCCGTGCTGTCCGGCGCCCAGCTCAGCGGGTGCAGCGGCGGCACCCAGCCGGTCCCCTACTTCGGCATCCACGGCACCTACGACAGCGTGCTGAGCATCTCCAGGGGCCGGCAGTTGCGCGACACGTTCGTCCGGAACAACGGCTGCGCCGTGCAGAACCCGCCGGAGCCCGCCCGGAACACCCTCACCCACATCACCACCGCGTACTCCGGCTGCCGCGCCGGTTACCCGGTGCAGTGGGCGGCGTTCGACGGGGACCACACGCCCAGCCCGGTCGACGGGTCGGGCAGCCCGAACGACTCCCGGACCTGGACCTCGGGGGAGATCTGGCGGTTCTTCAACCAGTTCCAGTCCACCACTCCGGTTCCCACCACCCCGGCGCCGACCACCCCGGCCCCCACCACTCCGGCGCCGACGACTCCGGCCCCCACCACCCCGGCGCCGACCACCCCCGCGCCCACGACCCCGCCGCCGACCGGCGGACCGGGCACCTGTGTCGCCACCTACAAGGCGGTCAACAGTTGGCCGGACGGCTTCCAGGGCGAGGTCACCGTGGCCAACAACACGACCAGCGCGGTCAACGGCTGGACGGTCAGCCTGACCCTGGCCGGCGGCCAGACCATCAGCAGCCTCTGGAGCGGCGTCAACACGGGCACCACCGGCACGGTCACCGTCCGGAACGCGCCCTACAACGGCGCGTTGGGCGCGAACGCCTCGACCACGTTCGGGTTCACCGCCACCGGCAACGGCGCCACCCCGCCCAGCAACATCACCTGCACCAGCTCCTGA
- a CDS encoding CCA tRNA nucleotidyltransferase — MSEVSVPHATDRRQLTAAQRNAVAELLRVSPVADELGRRFARAGHELHLVGGSVRDALLGRLGDDLDFCTDAHPDQTLAVLRGWAESVWETGREFGTIGAQRAGLRLEITTYRAESYDQVSRNPVVAYGTNLVDDLRRRDFTVNAMAVSLPEHRFTDPYGGLDDLAAKVIRTPGTPRESFGDDPLRMLRAARFAAQLRFAVHPDVRAAMTRMAADLDRITAERIRDEFTKLLCGADPVTGLRLLVDTGLAERFLPELTGLKLEIDEHAQHKDVYEHTLTVVSNAVGLEDDGCDFVLRMAALMHDVGKPATKAVGGDGRVSFHHHEVVGARLTKARMKAMRYPKDVTAQVTKLVGLHLRFYGYGRGEWTDSAVRRYVTDAGDLLSRLHKLTRSDCTTRNRRKAAQLAADYAALEERIDRIAAEEDLARVRPDLDGNAIMELLGVPPGPIVGRAWKHLKDVRLERGPLDRDAAEAELLRWARAEGLVD, encoded by the coding sequence ATGTCCGAAGTCTCCGTACCCCACGCCACCGACCGTCGCCAGCTCACCGCAGCCCAGCGCAACGCCGTCGCCGAACTGCTCCGTGTCTCCCCGGTCGCCGACGAGCTGGGCCGCCGGTTCGCCCGCGCCGGCCACGAGCTGCACCTGGTGGGCGGCTCGGTGCGGGACGCCCTGCTCGGACGGCTCGGTGACGACCTCGACTTCTGCACCGACGCGCATCCGGACCAGACGCTGGCGGTGCTCCGGGGCTGGGCAGAGTCGGTCTGGGAGACCGGGCGGGAGTTCGGCACCATCGGCGCGCAGCGCGCCGGCCTCCGGCTGGAGATCACCACCTACCGCGCCGAGTCGTACGACCAGGTCAGCCGGAACCCGGTGGTGGCGTACGGGACGAACCTGGTCGACGACCTGCGACGGCGCGACTTCACCGTCAACGCGATGGCGGTGAGCCTGCCCGAGCACCGGTTCACCGACCCGTACGGCGGTCTGGACGACCTCGCCGCGAAGGTGATCCGTACCCCGGGCACGCCCCGGGAGTCGTTCGGTGACGATCCGCTGCGGATGCTGCGCGCGGCGCGGTTCGCCGCGCAGCTCCGCTTCGCGGTGCACCCGGACGTGCGCGCGGCGATGACCCGGATGGCCGCCGACCTGGACCGGATCACCGCCGAGCGGATCCGCGACGAGTTCACCAAGCTGCTCTGCGGCGCGGACCCGGTCACCGGGCTGCGGCTGCTCGTCGACACCGGCCTGGCCGAGCGGTTCCTGCCCGAGCTGACCGGGCTCAAGCTGGAGATCGACGAGCACGCCCAGCACAAGGACGTCTACGAGCACACGCTGACCGTGGTGAGCAACGCGGTCGGGCTGGAGGACGACGGCTGCGACTTCGTGCTGCGGATGGCCGCCCTCATGCACGACGTCGGCAAGCCGGCGACCAAGGCGGTCGGCGGGGACGGCCGGGTCAGCTTCCACCACCACGAGGTGGTCGGCGCGCGGCTGACCAAGGCCCGGATGAAGGCCATGCGGTACCCGAAGGACGTCACCGCCCAGGTCACCAAGCTGGTCGGCCTGCACCTGCGGTTCTACGGGTACGGCCGGGGCGAGTGGACCGACTCGGCGGTGCGCCGGTACGTCACCGACGCCGGTGACCTGCTGTCCCGCCTGCACAAGCTGACCCGCTCGGACTGCACCACCCGCAACCGGCGCAAGGCGGCCCAGTTGGCCGCCGACTACGCCGCGCTGGAGGAGCGGATCGACCGCATCGCCGCCGAGGAGGACCTGGCCCGGGTCCGCCCGGACCTGGACGGCAACGCGATCATGGAGCTGCTCGGCGTGCCCCCGGGGCCGATCGTCGGCCGGGCCTGGAAACACCTCAAGGACGTACGCCTGGAACGTGGCCCGCTCGACCGGGACGCCGCCGAGGCGGAGCTGTTGCGCTGGGCCCGCGCCGAGGGCCTGGTCGACTGA
- a CDS encoding PadR family transcriptional regulator, with translation MLEFAILGLLQESPMHGYELRKELTAKLGAIRAAISYGSLYPTLRRLQAAGWITEADEAPATAEEVPALTSRRGRVVYKITAEGKERFAQLIAQAGPETYDDTGFGVHFAFFARTDQATRLRILEGRRRKIEERREGLRDVLARAAERLDAYTLELQRHGLDACEREVRWLEELIANERSGRPPTAPASGPAVGRREDSSPPPPGESRKERP, from the coding sequence GTGCTCGAGTTCGCCATCCTCGGCCTGCTCCAGGAATCCCCCATGCACGGCTACGAGCTGCGCAAGGAGCTCACCGCCAAGCTGGGGGCGATCCGGGCGGCGATCAGCTACGGCTCGCTCTACCCCACGCTGCGCCGGCTCCAGGCAGCGGGGTGGATCACCGAGGCTGACGAGGCGCCGGCCACCGCCGAGGAGGTTCCCGCGCTCACCAGCCGCCGCGGCCGGGTGGTCTACAAGATCACGGCGGAGGGCAAGGAGCGCTTCGCCCAACTGATCGCCCAGGCGGGCCCCGAGACGTACGACGACACCGGCTTCGGGGTGCACTTCGCGTTCTTCGCCCGGACCGACCAGGCCACCCGGCTACGGATCCTGGAGGGTCGCCGACGCAAGATCGAGGAACGCCGGGAGGGCCTGCGCGACGTGCTGGCCCGGGCGGCCGAACGCCTCGACGCGTACACCCTCGAACTTCAACGCCACGGCCTCGACGCCTGTGAGCGCGAGGTTCGCTGGCTGGAGGAGCTCATCGCCAACGAGCGCTCCGGCCGGCCCCCGACGGCCCCCGCCAGCGGGCCGGCCGTCGGCCGACGAGAAGACAGCAGTCCGCCTCCGCCTGGAGAGTCCAGGAAAGAGCGGCCGTGA